CTGCTAAAGGGTTCCATCTCACCAGGTGGTAATGGATCTTCAAACTCCGGTTCTAGATTCCTAACGCTAATGCGATCATTGAAAGATACCCTCCTCTGGCAGGAGCGAATCTCTGGGCCCGGGGATTCAGCAAGATCCTTCTTACTTGTCTTCCTAGAAGCATCAGTAGCGAAATCCCACCGTGCTTCGGGGACCATCAATGTTGAAAATCTGTGGATTAATCCCGCCCTCGCTGAAGATCTTTTGCTAGGATGAGACCTCTCTGGTGATGGATCCACCATGACGTCCCCCTTACTCCTGTTCCACCTCTTTATCTTAGCGATCAGGCTTGATCCCTTGCTTATGCTGCGTCGGCTGCCTGAGGTGCTTTCGAGGGTTGAGCCCGTGCCATTGATTTCGTGGCTCTCCGCGGAAGTCTCAGACAAATCAGCGCGGTCGAATGCGGCATGAGCGGCAGGTTTCGCTTCCTGCTGTGACCCGAAACTCCAATCCTCACTAGGATCGCGTCCAGGAGCGCCTGGTGGGATTCGGTACTCCTGGATTTCGAATCTCAAGCAAATGTTGAGCCATTTTTGGTACACCAGCTCTTCCACCATCCCGAATCTCTGCTTCTGCAACGTCTCTATCTGCTTCAAGAGGTCTTCGTTCAGACATTTCAGTGCGCTTGCCTCTTCTTTGACCTTGGCGATCACTTCGCTCTGCGAGATGTTTAGCAGAAACCTGAAATTTACATGGAGAATGGTATCCgatacaaaagataaaaatcaacGAATGTACGGCTTGAGATCCGAACAGAGTTTCCTCAAAACTAACAGATCCAAGAAAGTTCGCGCATGTTTCGCTTCTCTCGGGCAGAAGCAGTTGGTCGTAGACGCGTAGAAATGACAAGTTCTCCCATACCTCTGTCATTGTGGAAAGGGAGCTGGTTTTCGCCTGAGCAGAATTCAACTTGAGCGCTACCTCCCGCTTTTCGAGCTCGAGTTCCTTGTTCCTCCGGTTCATCTCCAGGACCTCCAACTTCAGATCCTCCatccttttcatcttcttcctgtTGATCACGGGTTCTCTAGATGACTTCTCTTTACCGTGGAAGCCGTGGACTCTCTCTTCGATCATGTTCAGTTGTGCCTTCATTAGGATTTCGCCGGCATTCTCCTTATCCTGCCACTGCTTCATCGCCTTTTGCGCCGCCTCCAGCTGCTTCTCTGCCACGGAGCTCTCTCTGATTTCCTTCTCGAGATCGCTTTTCTCGGCCTCGAGCGAGCTGACGGCGGACTTCAGCATGTCGGCCTTGGATGATCTGACCCTTAATTGCTTCTGCAAATGTGTGATGAAGGAACGTTGTTCTCTCAGCCCATAGAGCTCCAACAGCTTATTCTCAACTGCTATTTCCCTTCTCCTCTTGTCGTTAAGCAGACGCTTCATCCGTTCTGCTTCATCGAGGCCATTCGGATTCTTGCCTTGCCGGGCAGTTGCCCATTGCCAGTTCGCATCTCCAGTGTCGTTCTCCTCCTTTTACTCGACATGGCCAATTTGCCGGTCTTCCTCTCCTGAAACTATGCGAACACCATCAATGAACTAGTAGAAACAAAGCGGAACCGACTCCACTGAATTCCGAATTAACTCGGGGGAGAAATTCTCGAAAGATAAAAGGGAGGAACAACCTGATGATTCAAGACGGGGTTTCCGTTTCTTCGACGGCTTGGCGATGGCATTACCGGAAACTGCAAGAGCTGCAACAGTAGCGAGGATCAGCAAGCTTGCTCTGATTATCATTGTGATGGTTCCTCCACTGATGCAGCCCAACAGCTTTGAGCCTCCAACAGAGGCCTTGGAAAGCTCAGAAATTCCGCTCCATATCTCGTAGCTTTCAGCATCAAAATGACATATCTCATCTCCAATCAGCTGTCAATTTTGGCTTTCAGACCGCAAACATTAGATGCTTTTTGTAAGAACTCTGTTGAAGGACCAGGGCGAGAGAAGAAGAGCGCACATAACATCCACACAAGTTCAAGATATTTTCTTCTTATCCCTCCCCCTTCTTCAATCCTGGAAGATCTTTTACTGCTAAGCCATTAGATTTTTTGTGCAGGATGATGCAGAAAATCAACCGTCAAGAATGGTCGTTGCAGGTCTCGCCGCCTCGAATCGACTCGCCACGGCGGGCGACCACTGAAACTCGCTCCTCAACTCGCAAATAAAGTGGCTATGGCCCGAGGCGATTCAAGTTACAACATGCTCCGATGTCACACTTTCCGTGCTAGAATATCAGTTATGAGATTTCCGTAGTGTATTCGATAAAAGATAGGTCAAGGCTTCAATTATTCGATAAATTCTTATCGAGCGTTTGTGAATTCTACGGTAATTTAGTGAGCTGATTTTATAAGTTGAGCTCGAAATACCTGAAGTAATTTTTAGTGTTGTCATAGACGAAAAGGTTCTTTGTTTGTAATATATAATATTcctaaattaaattatttatatggTATAAGATTTATGTTGGCATAAAGATCCTAAATCATTTTGCGCTCGAAAAGTAATTAGGCAAAATCTTCAGCGATATGATTTGCTTGAATCAGAATAAGTTTCAATTCGCATCTCTGAACCCTGCAAAACCCTAATCCATCTCCCTCCTAATCCGAAATTCTCTGTCTCTGTCGCCCCGATCGCCCGTCGCCTGAAGGAGATTCCGACGATGGACCCGCGGCGAACCCCCAACGCCGCCAGCAAGCCTAAGGTCCGCCAAGTCGGCTTCGTGCCTCGCAACGCCCCGCCCGAGCCACCGGCCCGGGCTCCGTCCTACCCGGCGGAGCCCAGCTCTCCCCCGCTCTCCGACTCCCCCGCGGGCAATTCTCTCTCCCCGGTCATGATTCCGCCGCCTCGGCACCTCTCCGACAACATATCCACCTTCCGCACGCCGGCCGTGCCCGTGCCGGAGTCGACGCGGCGGCGTGCGTACCACTCGCCGGTCGTCGGGAGCTACGATCCGGCGGAGTCTCTACTCGGCACTTCGTCGCCGGTCCCGTCGCCGCCGTCGAGCGGCAGGCTGATCGGCGACGGGGAGTTCTCGGAGGAGTCGTGGCTGCGGCGGAGCAATTCGGCGAAGTTTGCCTCGAGCTTCCCGGGCGGAGGTTTTGATTTGACCGCCGTGAAGGCAGTCTCCGCGGCTGATCTCGCATCCAGTGTGAATTTGAAGAAGACTGTTGCATCCGACGTGAATGTGGAGAAGACGATCGGTGAGTTTTAGTTTCTATCTTTCAGTTGATGCGTTCTTTTCTTTAACTTTCGTGTCCTTTAATCAATAGTTCGCTAAGGATGGTTCTGTACGAGAAGATTGCTTTTTGCAAACAACATTTGCGATTCGTGCATGTCAGCGTTTGAATGGGCATTTGATGCAGTATGGACAAGTCCAGTTTGTTTGTCGCGTGCTTCTTTGGGTCTGGCTCGTTTACTAATTCTTTGGTCCCTAATGGCTCATCGGTGATGCAGCAGTCTGATGCTATAGCATATGCTAGTTTCTGCAGATTCCAATTGCATTTGATCTGTTGGTGCCGAGTTAGCATGTTGTCATGGGAAGTGATGTGGGAGGCAGGTTGGTCTGGAGGTCATGTTTTAGATCTATGCAGTTAGCTGGGAGCATTGGGAGAAGAATTATATATGATGATATCAACTTGTCGTGATATCAAAAGATCTTCAATTCTGACTCTCAGCCCATTTCTATATGGTGAATCTTCATATCTGATGCACCTCTGTTTATTCATGACTTTTTGTAGAGAAGAGTGAGGGGAGTGCTCTGGAAGTGAATAATGAAGCAATCCCCAGTTCAAAGCCGCTGAAGGCAAAGCCTACAAAGTCTGAAAGGCGTGCCTTGCAGGAGTCTCAGCGAGCTGCAAAAGCTGCTGCAAGAGGTTATTTCTATGACCTCTTACTTTTGTGGACCATTAGAGTTGCAGATGTCAAACTCGTCTTTTATTTTGTACCActtggaatcaaattttcacATTGGTTAGCTTTGCATGATTAATGCATAATGCACCCATGACATGCATGGGAATACTGCTCAAATCTGATTTTGAGCTGGAGCATAATCCATTAGGAGGCATCTTTCATTTTAAGGctgcttttatcttttttaacaattttgaaGACACTTGGTATGCTTCTCCTCAATGGAAAAAGGCCTTTTTCAGTTGTAAGGATAAATAGAAAGAGTATAACATCTACACAAGTTTGGAGCTCCAAGCATCAGTTTTGCTCCCTGGCTATGATTTATTGTTGGTGATAACTTATAAGCAGTCTATTTATTTCAACCGAAATCCGTTGTTGCAGCTGAGGGAAATAAGTCCACTGCTGCTGCATCTGGTGGAGTCGCTTCTGTTAAAGTATCAAAGCAACGCACACAAAAGAAAGCTGTTGCTTCAGCTGCACCCTCTGTGGCAGCTTCTGAGAAGAAAGGAAGTGACCGTGCACTGGAGAAGGACAGGAAGAAAGATGCCCCTGCTCCACGCATGCAATTTGATGAGAAGAGTCGGGTGGAAAAGGCTAAAAGGAGAGCTGTTGTCAATCAAACTGAAGCTAGAAATAGAGTTGAATTGTTTAGACATTTGCCTGAATATGAACAGGGAACACAGCTTGCTGATCTTGAGTCAAAGTTTTTTCAACTAGAGCCTATCCATCCTGCTGTTTACAAGGTACTTCTAAGAACACGGTGCTTGTTGTACTTCCTGAACTTCTGGGAGGTGGAGGCTGGTATATCGTTGAGATCTCAGCGAAACGCTTAATATAGTCAGATGAGATATGCAGCATAtaataaaaattagatttgcTATTCTACTCCAAATCCCCAATATTAGGGACCTTTGTGTCTTAAAAGATGTGGCTATGTCTCTTGTTTAAAATAAATGTCACTACTTGGTTCCATTTTTTATGTGACCTCTATGCAACAAAGCTGTACGGAGTAGTTATCTACAGAAATAAGTGTGTGCCCAATGTCCTGCTAAGTCTTGTTCATGTAATTTACAGGTTGGGTTACAGTTTTTAGCAGGAGATATTACAGGTGGCAATGCTCGTTGTATTGCAATGCTGCAAGCTTTTCAAGAGGCCATCAAAGACTATGTGACGCCACCTGAGAAAACTCTCAACAGAGATTTGACAGCAAAAATTAGCAGTTATGTTTCCTTTTTCACCGAGTGCAGACCACTTTCAATCAGCATGGGAAATGCAATTAGATTTATAAAGAATCGAATTGCCAAGTTAGCAGTGTCTCTCTCTGAATCAGAAGCGAAGGCTTCACTCTGCTCCGATATAGATCGCTTTATAAATGAGAAGATTATAGTGGCTGACCAGGTAATAGTCAGACACGCCGCAACTAAGATCAGAGATGGGGATGTTCTTCTTACATATGGTGCATCATGTGTTGTTGAGATGATTTTGTTGTACGCCCATGAAAATGGGAAACAGTTCCGTGTAGTGGTAATTGATTCGCGCCCCAAACTTGAAGGCCAATCATTACTACGAAGGCTGATAGCTAAAGGACTGAGTTGTACATATACACATATAAATGCAGTTTCTTATATAATGCATGAAGTGACTGGAGTTTTCTTGGGGGCTTCCTCTGTATTGTCTAATGGTACCGTATATTCAAGGGTTGGAACTGCAAGTGTGGCAATGGTTGCTAATGCTTTCCGTGTTCCCGTTATAATATGCTGCGAAGCATATAAATTTCACGAGAGAGTGCAGCTGGATTCAATTTGCTTCAATGAATTGGGTACGTTTTTGGCCTCTTTTACGATTGTTTTACGCTCCTATATTTTCCTCATAAAGTCACCCAGTGAATACTCTTAAGTTGCTTTTAGGTGATCCGGATGCTGTTATAAAGGTTCCTGGAAGAATGGACGTGAATTATTTGGGTAGCTTGCGAaataaggaaaatcttcaattgCTGAATCTCATGTAAGCTTTCAGTGTTTTTGGTGTGAGGAACATCCATTATAGGTTGATTTGATATTGGCTTTTTGATGCGATGCTTAAATAGGTATGATGCTACACCTTCAGAATATGTGTCCATGATTATCACAGATTATGGCATGGTAAGTCATATGTACTCCttaaattgttcaattttaGTCTTCATAGAACCTTTCAAGGATTCTATACAAACCATAATCGCCAACTTGTAGTTACAGTGGTATGGATAGTTCCCCGTTTACCCTATTTTTATGGTTGTAGATCCCTCCAACAAGCGTGCCCGTGATTGTCCGAGAATATCGGAGGGAGCAGTTATGGATATAGTCTTATTATTGGAGCAGTAATTCCACAATTTTAGAGTTCGATACACTGGCTGATGGGGAGATTTCTTGCTTTCATTTGGACAGTCAAGCCGCTCACCAACAGAAATAATTGTGGCATGTTTTGCTAACTCTAGGTTTCCAAGGTAGCTCTTAGTTTCTAGATGATGTTTCCTTTCTAGgtcatcttttctttgtttggtaaAAGCTGAGCTGCATATATTTTACTTGTGGTTAAATTGGTGAGTAACGTTAATGTCTTGTAATTGAATAGTCCATTCTTTGT
The genomic region above belongs to Rhodamnia argentea isolate NSW1041297 chromosome 6, ASM2092103v1, whole genome shotgun sequence and contains:
- the LOC115742389 gene encoding translation initiation factor eIF-2B subunit delta-like, producing MDPRRTPNAASKPKVRQVGFVPRNAPPEPPARAPSYPAEPSSPPLSDSPAGNSLSPVMIPPPRHLSDNISTFRTPAVPVPESTRRRAYHSPVVGSYDPAESLLGTSSPVPSPPSSGRLIGDGEFSEESWLRRSNSAKFASSFPGGGFDLTAVKAVSAADLASSVNLKKTVASDVNVEKTIEKSEGSALEVNNEAIPSSKPLKAKPTKSERRALQESQRAAKAAARAEGNKSTAAASGGVASVKVSKQRTQKKAVASAAPSVAASEKKGSDRALEKDRKKDAPAPRMQFDEKSRVEKAKRRAVVNQTEARNRVELFRHLPEYEQGTQLADLESKFFQLEPIHPAVYKVGLQFLAGDITGGNARCIAMLQAFQEAIKDYVTPPEKTLNRDLTAKISSYVSFFTECRPLSISMGNAIRFIKNRIAKLAVSLSESEAKASLCSDIDRFINEKIIVADQVIVRHAATKIRDGDVLLTYGASCVVEMILLYAHENGKQFRVVVIDSRPKLEGQSLLRRLIAKGLSCTYTHINAVSYIMHEVTGVFLGASSVLSNGTVYSRVGTASVAMVANAFRVPVIICCEAYKFHERVQLDSICFNELGDPDAVIKVPGRMDVNYLGSLRNKENLQLLNLMYDATPSEYVSMIITDYGMIPPTSVPVIVREYRREQLWI
- the LOC115741208 gene encoding protein CHUP1, chloroplastic-like; this encodes MKRLLNDKRRREIAVENKLLELYGLREQRSFITHLQKQLRVRSSKADMLKSAVSSLEAEKSDLEKEIRESSVAEKQLEAAQKAMKQWQDKENAGEILMKAQLNMIEERVHGFHGKEKSSREPVINRKKMKRMEDLKLEVLEMNRRNKELELEKREVALKLNSAQAKTSSLSTMTESEVIAGVEEEASALKCGNEDLLKQIETLQKQRFSMVEEPVYQKWLNSCLRFEIQDYQTPPGAPGRYPSEDWSFGSQQEAKSAARAASDCADSSETSA